TCGGCCAGACAACGACCGACGGCGTGCTAACCCTGCGCGACGGGGACAAAATCCTGGTCGGCGCACCCGTGGAGGAGTTGGCCACGGCCTGGAAAAAGACGTTGGATTTCTAAAATAGCCGGCGCCCGGCCCGAACACACCACGCGGAGAGAATCCGGAGCGCGGGAAATTTCGGCCACCGACTTCTACCCAACCGACTGATCCCGACATGCCGCGCACCACGCCAAGAGCCCGGCCTCTCCGGAGAACGGGCTCTTTTTAGTCACCGGTAGTCACCGGCTTGGCCTCGAACCAGGCCGACTGTCAAAAACCGACTTCCAGTTAAAAATCCCAGGTTTTTTTCCGCCCCCAGGCATAGGAGCGGATACCGTGGACCATCTCGGCCAGGGCCCCGGTACGCAGACGAAAATAGCCACGCAGCGCGTCGGGGCTCACGTAGCGTTCCAGACCAAAAAGAAGCCAACGCAGCCGATTCGCGCCGCGTATTTCCGGGGCAACGCACCCAGCCAGCCGGGACTCGTAAATCCGGCCTGGATGAGAGCCTCCGCGCAAGGCCTGGGCAATGGCCTCGGCCGCGTACCAGCCCGAAAGCAGGGCATAAAAAATACCCTCGCCCAAAAGGGGATCGGCCAGTCCGGCCGCGTCGCCGACAAGCAGCGTGTTCCCGGCCCATGGCCGGTCCAGGGCGTTGCCATAGGGCAGGGGGTGGCCCCGGAGAGGATGGTGGCGGACAAAATCCTCGGGCTCGCGCACGCCAAGAACACCCAGAAAATCCAGAAAGGCCCGTCGAAAATTAGGCGTATGCCGGGACAGGCCGCAGATGCCCAAAAGAGCCCGGTCCCGGTTGGGGAAGAACCATCCGTACCCGGCCGACAAAACACCCGCGAAGAGCTCCGGCCGATCCGTGCGGCGCGGGCTTTCGGACCAGGGAACGGCGATTTCGATGGCCGAGGCCAGCCCCCCGACCCAGTCCTTTTTGTCCACGTCGCAGGCGCGGCGAATTCCGGAATTGACCCCGTCCGCGCCGATGACAAAACGACCACGCAATCGCCCCTGATCCGTATCCAGGACTCCGGCCGAATCAGCGCCACGCACGGAGCACTGGACGCGCACCTCGGCTCCGGCGGCACGGGCTCGATCCAGAAGGAGGGCATCGAAGGCGGCGCGGTTCACGAGATGAAACGGATAGGCAAACCGGCCTTGGGCCAGACGCTTTTCGCGGTGGCGCAAGACGAATCCGTCCGTGACCGTGTCCACGACGCCGGCCGCGATCAGATCCGCCGGACGCCCCACCCGCAGATGTTCGAGCAGACGCATGGACTTCCAGGTCAACAGGCCGCCGCAAAGCTTGGGACGTGGAAACGCGGCCCGGTCCACGACCAACACGGAAAACCCCTGCTTGGCCAAAACCCGAGCGGCCGTGCTTCCGGCCGGCCCGGCTCCGGCGATGATCACATCGGCATCGTGCATATTCTTCCTCGTCGAAACGAAAGGGCTCCCCACGCCATGGAGAGCCCTCGTGACTGATGGCTCGGCCCTGGTTTCAATCCGCGTCGATGAGGGCCGGATCGACCTCCTGGCCGTTTTCCCTGGCCTTCAAGACCCGCCGGGCGATCTTGCCACTGCGGGTTCGGGGCAGCTGCTCCACGAATTCCACGGACCGGATCACGGCCACGGGCCCGACTTCCTTGCGGATGTGGTTCTTCAGCATGCGGATGATCTCGTTGCGATCGTCCAGGATCGCGAAGTCCGGATGCAGCACCACGAAGGCCTTGGCCACCTCGCCCTTGATTTTGTCCGCAATGCCGATGACGGCCACCTCGGACACGGCCTTGTGCGCCAGAAAGGCGTTCTCGACCTCGACATTGCCGATACGGTGCCCGGCGATGTTCATGACATCGTCGGCGCGGCCATGAATCCAGATCAGGCCATCCTCGTCGCGGTGGGCGTAATCACCGGTCCAGAACACATCCGGCCCCAAGGGCCAGTAGACGCGCTCGAACAACTCCGACCGGCGGTATAAATCGAGAAGCATGCCCGGCCAGGGCCTGGTGATGACCAGAAAGCCGCATTCTCCCGCGGCCAGGGGCCGCCCCTGATCGTCGACGATATCGACCTCGACGCCGGGCATGGGCCGGTGCACGGAACCGGGCTTGAGCACGGAAACCGGGAAGGGAGTGATCATGCAGCCCCCGGTTTCTGTCTGCCACCAGGTATCCAGAATGGGGCATTCGGAATGGCCGATGTGCTTGTAGAACCACAGCCACGTGTCCGGCGAAATAGGCTCGCCAACACTGGCCAGGAGGCGCAGACTGGAAAGATCGTGCATG
The genomic region above belongs to Deltaproteobacteria bacterium and contains:
- a CDS encoding geranylgeranyl reductase family protein; translation: MHDADVIIAGAGPAGSTAARVLAKQGFSVLVVDRAAFPRPKLCGGLLTWKSMRLLEHLRVGRPADLIAAGVVDTVTDGFVLRHREKRLAQGRFAYPFHLVNRAAFDALLLDRARAAGAEVRVQCSVRGADSAGVLDTDQGRLRGRFVIGADGVNSGIRRACDVDKKDWVGGLASAIEIAVPWSESPRRTDRPELFAGVLSAGYGWFFPNRDRALLGICGLSRHTPNFRRAFLDFLGVLGVREPEDFVRHHPLRGHPLPYGNALDRPWAGNTLLVGDAAGLADPLLGEGIFYALLSGWYAAEAIAQALRGGSHPGRIYESRLAGCVAPEIRGANRLRWLLFGLERYVSPDALRGYFRLRTGALAEMVHGIRSYAWGRKKTWDF